The Methylophaga frappieri DNA window TGCCCTCCAGTCCCAGCCCCTCCATTTTCTGTTCTTTTTGCGCGCTCATGCGGTGATCTCCATTTTTGTAAACACAAGGTCAGCCAGGGCACGAACTTCTTTCGCGGCTTTTCTGGCAGCCGTTTTTTTGATTCTCCAGACCGGCACCCCGGAAGCGAGTGCGTCCGCAATGCTGCTACGCAGGCCGATTGAAGCCGGAATGATAAGCTGCGGATATGCCTTCTGGAGTTGTTCCAGGTGGCGACCGTGCCGGGGGTTTCGTCCGTCTACCTTGCTCGGCACCATGCCCAAGAATTGCAGCTTAGGGTTAGCCTTACGCACGTTCGTAATGGCCGCGTTCATCTTCTTGATGCCCTGAATTGAGTAGGCTTCCAGCTCGATAGGGGACAGGACATAATCCGCCGCTATCAATGCGGCGGCCATACTGACGCCAAGGGAAGGGGCCGTGTCGATCAGGCACACGTCAAAGCCTTGCTCTGCCAGGCTGGCAATACCTGCCCTGAAATGCTCACCCGCACGGCTCAGGGACATGGTTTCCATGTTTGCCAGGGCGGCGTCAGACTCGATAAGAGCCATGCCAGGCGCGTCCTCTCCGTTCACAACATCGAACGGGCCGCCATTGAAAAAATTGCTTGCTACAACACCTGTGCGGAACTCTTGGAGCGTATAAGAGGCGTTGCCCTGGGTATCCAGGTCGATCACGGCAACCTTTTTGCCGCGTTCGTAGAAGTCAAACGCCAGATGCACCAAGGTTGATGTTTTGCCGACGCCGCCTTTTTGGTTTGCCGTGACCAGTGTTTTCATTACGTGTCCCTTTTCTTCTTGGCGTCCTCCGCCCATTTCTTGACGATAAACGCTTGATGTTCCGGCAGTATTGCCGTGACTCGCTCGAACCCCTCCGGCGTCAGCGCCTTGTGAGCGTCCCAAACTCTCTTGACGGCCTGATTGACCGCCCCTTTTGTCACTCCCAATAACGCCACAAACTCGGCTTGAGTTTTCCCCTCCACCAATACGCCATGCGCTATTTCGAGCGTTTGTTGCCCGACTCCCAAGCCCTTGATTGCAGCTTGAAATTGAGACTCCGTTAGTTGTTTCTTCATGGATTGCACCCATACCAACCCCACACCCTAGTTGTTGATTGAATGGCGGTGACAGCCGCCGAACACAACAAAAGTATAGCTATACTTTCAGTACGGGTCAACACTTTAGCGGCTAAAATTAAACGCCTTTGGGTTTGTAGACAGAAACAAAGTAAGTGAGCAGGGTCAGCACGGCGAAATGGGCCAGGAAGGTCCAGCCTGCATGTACCGCTGGATCATTCCAGTAGTACACGGCACGGATACCCTGAAAGAAAACGTCGATAGAGATAACCCACTTCAGCAGCGGCCACACCAGGACAACCGCAATCCATACCCAACGCAGAATAGCCGCCAGAACACCCCCGCCTTTCGTCGGATCGCTCTGCGGCTTACGCGGCTGCTGGCTGGCCTGCGCTTTCGGTTGCGGGTCCGGTGGCCCTGAATCAGTAGGGCCAGCTTTCGGAAACTTGATAATGTTTGACTTTGACATATTCTTGACCCTCCAC harbors:
- a CDS encoding transcriptional regulator KorA; this encodes MKKQLTESQFQAAIKGLGVGQQTLEIAHGVLVEGKTQAEFVALLGVTKGAVNQAVKRVWDAHKALTPEGFERVTAILPEHQAFIVKKWAEDAKKKRDT
- a CDS encoding ParA family protein, with translation MKTLVTANQKGGVGKTSTLVHLAFDFYERGKKVAVIDLDTQGNASYTLQEFRTGVVASNFFNGGPFDVVNGEDAPGMALIESDAALANMETMSLSRAGEHFRAGIASLAEQGFDVCLIDTAPSLGVSMAAALIAADYVLSPIELEAYSIQGIKKMNAAITNVRKANPKLQFLGMVPSKVDGRNPRHGRHLEQLQKAYPQLIIPASIGLRSSIADALASGVPVWRIKKTAARKAAKEVRALADLVFTKMEITA
- the kleE gene encoding KleE stable inheritance protein; its protein translation is MSKSNIIKFPKAGPTDSGPPDPQPKAQASQQPRKPQSDPTKGGGVLAAILRWVWIAVVLVWPLLKWVISIDVFFQGIRAVYYWNDPAVHAGWTFLAHFAVLTLLTYFVSVYKPKGV